GGATGACCCGGGTGTTGTTGAGGACATTCCCGCCTGGTGCAAAGCCACCGGTCAGGAATTCCTGGGTATGTATGAGGAAGACGGAGAGTACCACCTATTCGTCAAAAAATCAAGGAGCTCAAGTGATGGTGGCAGTTATGAAGTTTTCTGAAGACATTCCCCTTACCACTTTACTTGAAACAGCGCCCGAGTGCGAAGAAATCCTCATGAAGTACGGACTCCAAAAGATAAAGGAAGACGGAGTTTACGAAATCGTTGTTCCGAGACTGACACTGAGAGGTTTTATTACACTTATGAACCTGAAGGAAAAGGAAAGGGATGAGCTGGTAAGTAAACTTGAGGAAATTTACAATAAAAAATTAAGCGGAGGCTGAAGTATGGCTGAAATGAAGAAGGTTGAAGAAATTGAAAAAGTGCTCGAAAAAATAAGGCCTGCTCTTAAGGAACATCAAGGCGAGCTCAAGCTCGTAGATATTAAGGAAGACACCGTTTACCTTTCCTTTGAAGGAGGTTGCTCCAGCTGTCCGGTTGTAGACATATCCCTCAAAAACCTCGTTGATACAGTAATTAAGGGAAACGTCAAGTGGGTTAAGAAAGTAGAAATAACTCAGCAGAAATTCGACATACAGCAATTCGCTTAATGATTAACGCCCAAACGCAGCTATACGGAGTAATAGGCTTTCCCGTAAAGCATTCCCTATCCCCCGTTTTCCAGAATGCCCTTATAAGATACGCTGGTCTTAATGCGGTATACCTCGCCTTTGAGATTAACCCCGAAGAACTAAAAAAAGCCTTTGAAGGATTTAAGGCTCTTAAGGTTAAAGGGATTAACGTAACCGTCCCCTTCAAGGAAGAAATCATTCCCCTCCTTGACTACGTTGAGGACACAGCTAAGGAAATAGGTGCCGTAAACACGGTAAAGTTTGAAAACGGAAAAGCTTACGGCTACAACACCGACTGGATAGGTTTTTTAAAATCCCTAAAGAGCTTAATTCCAGAGGTAAAAGAAAAAAGTATTCTCGTCCTTGGAGCTGGAGGAGCTTCCAGAGCGGTTATTTACGCTCTTGTAAAAGAAGGGGCAAAGGTATTTCTGTGGAACAGGACAAAGGAAAAGGCAATAAAGCTAGCTCAAAAGTTTCCCTTAGAGGTTGTAAACTCTCCCGAAGAAGTAATTGACAAGGTTCAAGTAATTGTAAACACGACGAGCGTAGGACTAAAAGACAAGGATCCCGAAATTTTCAATTACGACTTAATAAAGAAAGACCACGTAGTCGTGGACATAATCTACAAAGAGACAAAGCTTTTAAAGAAGGCAAAAGAAAAGGGAGCTAAACTCTTTGACGGGCTTCCCATGCTTCTGTGGCAGGGAATAGAAGCTTTCAAGATATGGAACGGATGTGAAGTTCCCTACTCTGTGGCAGAAAGATCTGTAAGAGATCTCCGTGGGTAAAGAGTATTTCTTGAAAGTAGCCTTAAGGGAAGCAAAAAGAGCCTTTGAGAAAGGAGAAGTTCCCGTAGGTGCAATAATCGTAAAAGAAGGAGAAATAATATCAAAAGCCCACAACAGTGTGGAAGAACTCAAGGACCCCACCGCCCACGCGGAAATGCTTGCCATAAAGGAAGCCTGTAGAAGACTAAACACGAAATATTTAGAAGGTTGCGAACTTTACGTTACATTAGAACCCTGCATAATGTGTTCTTACGCCCTGGTTCTTTCAAGAATAGAAAAGGTTATTTTTTCTGCATTAGACAAAAAACACGGAGGTGTCGTGAGCGTTTTTAACATTCTGGATGAGCCTACCTTAAACCACAGGGTAAAGTGGGAGTATTACCCACTTGAGGAAGCATCAGAACTTTTATCAGAGTTCTTCAAAAAGCTCAGGAATAACATAATTTAAATGACACCTTTTAAAGAACTTCAGAAGTTCATCCACTGGAAAGAGCGATTTTTAAGGGACTACGAAAAGATAGAGAAAGGAGAACTGGAAAAGATAAGGGAAGAAGTTAAGGAAATGCTCGGGGAGGAGCCCGATGAGAGACTCCTGAAAGCCTTACGCTCCATGTACGTGGGAGGAATGGAACACAGGGTAGAAGATGAAGAGATCAGGTACTGGACCAACTGGGGAGGTGTTAAAACTTACGAAACCTTTAACAGGTTTCCCCTGCTGAGCGATATAGAACTCGCCTTCGTTTTCTGGGCACTCGGGAAGTTATTTGTTCCTCTATTGATGCACGAAACAGGTGTGAAGTCTGAGCCATTCAAAAAACTAAGCAGGGAAGAGCAGGAAGAGGCAGTTCTGGACGAACTCGATACTTTGTGGGAAACACAACTTACTTTAATTCTTCAAGCTCTTCAATTTCTGGATTTGAAGTCTATTTCAAGCGAGAAGCCCTCTTCTGAGGGGTAAACTCTTACTTCCCACCCGTGTTGTTCAATTATCTTCTTTACCAGACTCATTCCCACTCCAAAACCCTTCGGATTTTTACTGAAAAAGGGCTCAAATATATGCTTAGCTTCCTCTTCTGATAAACCTCTCCCGTTATCCCTGTAAATCAATATTTATGTGTTAATTTCTATAAGTATCTCCTTTCCGCCGTGTTCTATGGAGTTATTAATCAAATTGTAAAAGACTTCCTTCAGTAATTCCCTGTCTGCCAGTAATACTTTATCTCCGTGAACTTTAATACTTATACCTGCGTTCTTGTAGAGTTTGGAGACTTCTTGTATTAAGTCCTTCAAGGAAATCCTTTCTGGTTTCAGTTCTCTTTCCCTTCCTATACTCCTGAACTGGTTTATTAAATTGTTTATCCTCTCCACTTCTTCGTAAATCGCCTTCACTATTTCCCTCAATTTATCCTTATCTATTTCTTCCTTTTCGAGCTGTCTGAGTATCCTTCCAAGGTTCAGCTTTATAGGAGTTAAGGGGTTCTTTATCTCGTGAGCTATCCTTTTTACGGATTCTCGCCATACCTTGAACCTTTCCGCAAGGACTATCGGGGTTATGTCTTCAAATATGTAAATCTTTCCCTCGTTCTGGTCAACTTCCTGAATCCTGAGGTTTTTAATGGATTTAACTTCTTTTAAGAAATTTTCTAGGTTTTCTACTTTCCCGAACATCTGGTTAAAGGTTTTATTCGTGTAAACGTTTCCGTTGTTTTTTTTGAAAAGTACACCTACTGGGAGGGCATCAAGCAGTCTCTGGAGTGCTTCCTTTTCCTGTTTTAATTTTTCGTAAAGTTCCCTTAAGTTTTCCTTCATAACTAAAAAAGCACTGCTCAGTTCTTCTATTTCATCTCCTCTTTTTTCAACTTTTATATCCACATTCAGGTTTCCCTTGGATATTTCCAGAGCTTTTTCCGTGAGTTCTTCAAGGGGTTCACTCACATACCTTGCAAAGAGCATCGCAAGCCATACCGTTGCAAGAAGGGTAAGGAGTCCCACTGAAACCATTAAAAAGGCGTATATTCCCGTGACTATGTCTCTGACTTTTGTAAGGGAACGAAGGTCCAAAGCAATACCGCCGAAACGTTCAAGACTCTCGGGAAACTTGTCCTTTTCGACGAGAACGTACTTATCTCCGAGGCAAAGGTAATAAACTTCCTTGGTTTCCTTT
The genomic region above belongs to Aquifex aeolicus VF5 and contains:
- a CDS encoding shikimate dehydrogenase produces the protein MINAQTQLYGVIGFPVKHSLSPVFQNALIRYAGLNAVYLAFEINPEELKKAFEGFKALKVKGINVTVPFKEEIIPLLDYVEDTAKEIGAVNTVKFENGKAYGYNTDWIGFLKSLKSLIPEVKEKSILVLGAGGASRAVIYALVKEGAKVFLWNRTKEKAIKLAQKFPLEVVNSPEEVIDKVQVIVNTTSVGLKDKDPEIFNYDLIKKDHVVVDIIYKETKLLKKAKEKGAKLFDGLPMLLWQGIEAFKIWNGCEVPYSVAERSVRDLRG
- a CDS encoding DUF3467 domain-containing protein codes for the protein MTPFKELQKFIHWKERFLRDYEKIEKGELEKIREEVKEMLGEEPDERLLKALRSMYVGGMEHRVEDEEIRYWTNWGGVKTYETFNRFPLLSDIELAFVFWALGKLFVPLLMHETGVKSEPFKKLSREEQEEAVLDELDTLWETQLTLILQALQFLDLKSISSEKPSSEG
- a CDS encoding nucleoside deaminase; the protein is MGKEYFLKVALREAKRAFEKGEVPVGAIIVKEGEIISKAHNSVEELKDPTAHAEMLAIKEACRRLNTKYLEGCELYVTLEPCIMCSYALVLSRIEKVIFSALDKKHGGVVSVFNILDEPTLNHRVKWEYYPLEEASELLSEFFKKLRNNII
- a CDS encoding sulfurtransferase TusA family protein, whose translation is MDVKNIKADVVHDVTGTFCPVPVAETAKQIKEMEIGQVLELIADDPGVVEDIPAWCKATGQEFLGMYEEDGEYHLFVKKSRSSSDGGSYEVF
- a CDS encoding NifU family protein: MAEMKKVEEIEKVLEKIRPALKEHQGELKLVDIKEDTVYLSFEGGCSSCPVVDISLKNLVDTVIKGNVKWVKKVEITQQKFDIQQFA
- a CDS encoding ATP-binding protein; this translates as MIYRDNGRGLSEEEAKHIFEPFFSKNPKGFGVGMSLVKKIIEQHGWEVRVYPSEEGFSLEIDFKSRN
- a CDS encoding sensor histidine kinase; the encoded protein is MNKLLLFLALIILIGVNIGFFLNLKKLPDANYPFILIAINVDLLFLLIISAVIFRKLIKVYLGKAKHRLRRKLVNVLIFYIFVPLFILNIFSAFLIFQTTREFLSGKIRDLIREAELTYRELQDYRIKDLYEKREILKNLPEEKIKELDFVKGVFKEACNYEIKETKEVYYLCLGDKYVLVEKDKFPESLERFGGIALDLRSLTKVRDIVTGIYAFLMVSVGLLTLLATVWLAMLFARYVSEPLEELTEKALEISKGNLNVDIKVEKRGDEIEELSSAFLVMKENLRELYEKLKQEKEALQRLLDALPVGVLFKKNNGNVYTNKTFNQMFGKVENLENFLKEVKSIKNLRIQEVDQNEGKIYIFEDITPIVLAERFKVWRESVKRIAHEIKNPLTPIKLNLGRILRQLEKEEIDKDKLREIVKAIYEEVERINNLINQFRSIGRERELKPERISLKDLIQEVSKLYKNAGISIKVHGDKVLLADRELLKEVFYNLINNSIEHGGKEILIEINT